The Nitrosomonas communis genome has a segment encoding these proteins:
- a CDS encoding esterase/lipase family protein: MTTLLHRTGKLLASIVLAVSVWIPSGAVLAANNDPIVLVHGFLGFGPHELQGTGFKYWGGFNDIEAYLRTSNGSHQVFTATVGPVSSNWDRAVELYYQIKGGCVDYGAARTKQFAVYGKIQKPSGKCWAADPNNNPNHDELALYPQRDENHPIHLISHSQGGQTVHTLIELLENGSPYANEGDSPLYAGGKIGWVKSATTISTPHNGTTLREVIISSMPKMPELIGLIIQATGLGGSNNPVYNFKLEQYGLEHTPFKDRDSENIKDFINRTKAAPFWKLENRDSGLWEVGPDGARELNSWVKTSPNVYYYSIANHATEQGCFFCRNDTDRLIAPFQRSIYQYARDDMIFFLKDTAGGWVVPSFLRSGMGSYTQTDPSRVQVNDNWFVNDGAVNYISMKAPFGQPVRSYDGNSIKGYWNYLGYYDNYDHLDVIGWQDIKYKPTIYPIYDYITNILYGL; the protein is encoded by the coding sequence ATGACAACACTATTACACAGAACAGGAAAGCTCCTGGCAAGCATTGTGCTGGCAGTGTCGGTGTGGATACCAAGCGGCGCAGTGCTGGCTGCAAACAACGACCCGATTGTACTGGTACACGGTTTTCTCGGTTTTGGTCCGCATGAATTGCAGGGAACAGGCTTTAAATACTGGGGTGGTTTCAACGATATTGAAGCTTATCTCAGAACCAGCAACGGCTCCCATCAGGTATTTACTGCCACGGTCGGGCCCGTGAGTTCGAACTGGGATCGCGCGGTGGAGCTGTATTATCAGATTAAAGGGGGGTGCGTTGACTACGGTGCAGCACGCACCAAACAATTCGCAGTATACGGCAAAATCCAGAAACCAAGTGGCAAATGCTGGGCAGCCGACCCGAACAACAATCCCAATCATGATGAGCTCGCACTCTATCCACAACGGGATGAAAATCACCCGATCCATCTGATCTCGCACAGCCAAGGTGGCCAGACCGTTCATACGCTGATCGAACTGCTGGAAAACGGCTCACCGTACGCCAATGAAGGCGACAGCCCGCTCTACGCCGGCGGCAAGATCGGCTGGGTGAAAAGTGCAACCACCATCTCCACGCCGCACAACGGCACTACGCTGCGCGAGGTGATCATCAGTTCCATGCCAAAAATGCCGGAACTGATCGGTTTGATCATCCAGGCTACTGGTCTCGGTGGCAGCAATAATCCGGTATACAACTTCAAGCTGGAACAATACGGCCTAGAACATACACCTTTTAAAGATAGAGATTCCGAAAATATCAAAGATTTCATCAATCGCACCAAGGCCGCACCATTCTGGAAACTGGAAAACCGCGATTCAGGGCTATGGGAAGTCGGCCCGGATGGCGCGCGCGAGCTGAACAGCTGGGTCAAGACTTCGCCGAATGTATATTACTACTCTATCGCCAACCATGCCACCGAACAAGGGTGTTTTTTCTGCCGCAACGATACCGACCGACTGATCGCGCCGTTCCAGCGCAGCATTTATCAATATGCCCGCGACGACATGATTTTTTTCCTTAAGGATACCGCTGGCGGATGGGTGGTGCCATCGTTTCTTCGAAGTGGCATGGGTTCATATACTCAGACCGATCCGAGTCGCGTACAGGTTAACGACAACTGGTTCGTCAATGATGGCGCGGTCAACTATATCAGCATGAAAGCACCGTTCGGTCAGCCAGTACGTAGCTATGACGGCAACTCGATTAAAGGTTACTGGAATTACCTCGGCTATTACGACAATTACGACCACCTCGACGTAATTGGCTGGCAGGATATCAAATACAAACCGACAATTTATCCGATCTACGACTACATCACCAACATTCTCTATGGTCTGTAA
- a CDS encoding ISAzo13 family transposase — protein MVHKPTLEENFLRLLAEFTAGDPMREGVLWTNLSRCEISRRLAEMGTSASRYTVRKLLKKHGLGQRKTRKKKTLGAHPDRDAQFQNIARLKAAYMAKEEPVISIDSKKKELIGNFSREGYTYTQTPVDALDHDFPSAGEGKLIPHGIYDLARNEGHMNLNTSHDTSEFCCDSIAHWWKQQGCQHYPKARRLLLLCDGGGSNAANRHVFKEALQVLAKRLGLEIRVAHYPPYCSKYNPIEHRLFSHITRACQGVVFHSVAIAKQFMEKTKTCKGLKVTVDILTGGLRYRKKVCREFS, from the coding sequence ATGGTTCACAAGCCTACCCTGGAAGAAAATTTCCTCAGGCTACTTGCGGAATTTACCGCCGGCGATCCGATGCGCGAAGGTGTCTTATGGACCAATCTATCACGTTGCGAAATTAGTCGCCGCCTGGCTGAAATGGGCACATCAGCAAGTCGGTACACGGTACGTAAATTATTAAAGAAACATGGTTTAGGACAGCGTAAAACGCGTAAGAAAAAAACGCTGGGAGCCCATCCTGATCGGGATGCCCAGTTTCAAAACATTGCCAGACTTAAGGCAGCGTATATGGCCAAGGAAGAGCCTGTGATCAGTATTGATTCCAAAAAGAAGGAATTGATTGGCAATTTCAGTCGAGAAGGTTACACCTATACACAGACGCCTGTAGATGCTTTGGATCATGATTTTCCCAGTGCCGGTGAAGGCAAATTGATTCCGCATGGCATCTATGATCTGGCGCGAAACGAAGGGCATATGAACCTAAATACCAGCCACGATACCAGTGAATTTTGTTGCGACAGTATTGCGCATTGGTGGAAACAGCAGGGTTGCCAGCACTATCCCAAGGCCCGGCGGTTGTTGCTTCTCTGTGATGGTGGCGGCAGTAACGCCGCCAATCGACATGTGTTCAAGGAAGCTTTGCAGGTGCTTGCCAAACGGCTGGGACTGGAAATTCGTGTTGCCCACTATCCGCCTTACTGCTCAAAGTACAACCCTATTGAACACCGGTTGTTTTCGCACATTACGCGTGCCTGCCAGGGTGTGGTGTTTCATTCGGTCGCCATTGCCAAACAATTTATGGAGAAGACTAAAACCTGCAAGGGTTTAAAAGTAACCGTGGATATATTGACCGGGGGTTTACGTTACAGGAAAAAAGTGTGCAGAGAATTTTCTTGA
- a CDS encoding helix-turn-helix domain-containing protein, whose translation MRNGGIYDTTKPTRGGRRRENLSREEEVTFLTPFIEKAAAGGVLIVSEIKQALDARLKHKTSPAATYYYLLHRHGWRKLTPDKRHPEADALAQDEWKKTACYSHRNRPGVASRRDTSSDVSG comes from the coding sequence ATCCGCAATGGCGGCATATACGACACAACCAAGCCTACCCGTGGTGGGCGACGGCGCGAGAATCTTTCCCGTGAAGAAGAAGTTACCTTTCTGACGCCTTTTATCGAAAAAGCAGCGGCTGGAGGTGTTCTGATTGTAAGCGAAATCAAGCAGGCATTAGATGCACGCTTAAAACACAAGACATCGCCCGCAGCCACCTACTACTACCTGCTGCACCGTCATGGTTGGCGCAAATTAACCCCTGACAAGCGCCATCCCGAAGCTGACGCACTCGCTCAGGACGAGTGGAAGAAAACTGCGTGCTACTCTCATCGAAATCGACCAGGAGTGGCAAGCAGAAGGGATACTTCGTCTGATGTTTCAGGATGA
- a CDS encoding type II toxin-antitoxin system HicB family antitoxin, with amino-acid sequence MNTCYPAVFEPQEPLGFVVQFLDIEEAFTQGDTFDECVFNGAEVLTALLQIYLEDGREIPRPSENVKDAYHIAPDARVQSALLIRWARGDRSLAEIARTLETSWPSAQRLENPHHWPSLKQLDKVASVLGKKLVLSFE; translated from the coding sequence ATGAATACGTGTTATCCAGCAGTATTTGAACCGCAAGAACCCCTCGGGTTTGTTGTGCAATTCCTCGATATTGAGGAAGCATTTACGCAAGGCGACACATTCGATGAATGTGTGTTTAACGGCGCAGAGGTATTGACTGCACTCCTTCAAATATATCTTGAGGATGGACGTGAGATTCCACGCCCCAGTGAAAATGTAAAAGATGCCTACCACATCGCGCCTGATGCGCGAGTACAGTCCGCTTTGCTGATCCGTTGGGCACGTGGTGACCGTTCGCTTGCCGAAATTGCACGTACCTTGGAAACTTCCTGGCCTTCTGCTCAACGTCTCGAAAATCCCCATCATTGGCCGTCCCTCAAACAGCTTGACAAAGTCGCTTCTGTGCTTGGCAAAAAGCTAGTTTTGTCGTTTGAATAA
- a CDS encoding type II toxin-antitoxin system HicA family toxin, giving the protein MNRKQIIKKLESEGWEFKHINGSHQIMGKKGKYVPITLHGSTGLGKSLVAKIEKLTGVKLQ; this is encoded by the coding sequence ATGAACAGAAAACAAATCATCAAGAAACTTGAATCTGAAGGCTGGGAATTCAAACACATCAATGGCAGCCACCAAATCATGGGGAAAAAAGGCAAGTATGTTCCGATTACACTTCATGGCTCTACCGGCCTTGGCAAGAGTTTGGTTGCTAAGATTGAAAAACTGACAGGAGTAAAACTACAATGA
- a CDS encoding antA/AntB antirepressor family protein, with protein sequence MRRRRILAARIKQCGFFCASVRPFVYGRAEQGAARLASASLVFQPVQFPPTMFGSVAGGSYNELEAHIMTHTDLVTVFTSTIQHQSIQLCNARDLHQFLESQQQFANWIKNRIEQYGFVKDEDYLGCRQK encoded by the coding sequence ATGAGGCGGCGAAGGATATTAGCCGCGCGTATCAAGCAGTGCGGCTTTTTTTGTGCCTCAGTGCGTCCGTTTGTTTATGGGCGGGCTGAACAGGGAGCCGCAAGGCTCGCAAGTGCCTCACTTGTCTTCCAACCTGTTCAGTTTCCGCCCACCATGTTTGGAAGCGTGGCAGGCGGTTCGTACAACGAACTTGAGGCACACATCATGACACATACCGATTTAGTAACGGTATTCACCAGCACGATTCAGCATCAATCTATCCAACTCTGCAATGCACGTGACCTGCATCAATTTTTAGAGTCTCAGCAGCAATTTGCTAATTGGATTAAAAATCGCATTGAGCAATACGGTTTTGTTAAAGACGAAGACTACTTAGGATGTCGTCAAAAATAA
- a CDS encoding ISAzo13-like element transposase-related protein, whose protein sequence is MVHKPTLEENFLRLLAEFTAGDPMREGVLWTNLSRCEISRRLAEMGTSASRYTVRKLLKKHGLGQRKTRKKKTLGAHPDRDAQFQNIARLKAAYMAKEEPVISIDSKKKELIGNFSREGYTYTQTPVDDVATLNRTHNLN, encoded by the coding sequence ATGGTTCACAAGCCTACCCTGGAAGAAAATTTCCTCAGGCTACTTGCGGAATTTACCGCCGGCGATCCGATGCGCGAAGGTGTCTTATGGACCAATCTATCACGTTGCGAAATTAGTCGCCGCCTGGCTGAAATGGGCACATCAGCAAGTCGGTACACGGTACGTAAATTATTAAAGAAACATGGTTTAGGACAGCGTAAAACGCGTAAGAAAAAAACGCTGGGAGCCCATCCTGATCGGGATGCCCAGTTTCAAAACATTGCCAGACTTAAGGCAGCGTATATGGCCAAGGAAGAGCCTGTGATCAGTATTGATTCCAAAAAGAAGGAATTGATTGGCAATTTCAGTCGAGAAGGTTACACCTATACACAGACGCCTGTAGATGATGTGGCTACACTAAACCGGACACACAATTTAAACTAA
- a CDS encoding IS110 family RNA-guided transposase — MALIPIEGTGTYGAGLARLLREQGIEVWEVNRPDRAKRRLQGKSDPTDAESAARTVLSGNATATPKSQSGVAEALRMLSVARRSAVKARTQTINQLRSLLISAPDDLRERLWKTKPEECVAGCARLRKAKGSVLHKTLAATLRLLAKRWLMLSAELKEIDVTLDRLTSQSAKRLRNQFGVGPQTAATLIAVAGDNPERLRNEAALAALCGVSPLQASSGKTIRHRLNRGGNRSANNALWTIAMVRMRSEPRTQSYVARRAAQGMSNKEIQRCLKRYIVRELYPLILADLSDAAAIT, encoded by the coding sequence TTGGCGTTGATACCCATTGAGGGTACAGGAACATATGGCGCTGGTCTTGCCCGTTTATTGCGCGAACAGGGTATTGAAGTATGGGAAGTCAATCGTCCTGATCGTGCCAAGCGCCGACTTCAAGGAAAATCTGATCCGACTGATGCTGAGAGTGCAGCACGCACAGTACTTTCCGGTAATGCAACGGCAACGCCAAAGTCACAGTCAGGCGTGGCTGAAGCGCTGCGTATGTTATCGGTTGCCAGACGTAGTGCAGTCAAGGCAAGAACACAAACCATCAATCAACTCAGATCGTTATTAATCAGTGCACCGGATGATCTGCGTGAACGACTCTGGAAAACCAAACCGGAGGAATGCGTAGCAGGCTGTGCACGACTTCGGAAGGCAAAAGGCAGTGTTTTGCATAAAACATTAGCTGCAACACTTCGTTTGCTGGCCAAGCGCTGGCTAATGCTTTCAGCGGAACTAAAAGAGATCGATGTGACGCTTGATCGTTTGACAAGTCAATCAGCGAAGCGCCTTCGAAATCAGTTTGGAGTCGGGCCGCAAACGGCAGCGACACTTATTGCCGTAGCGGGAGATAATCCAGAACGTTTAAGGAATGAAGCGGCCTTGGCTGCGTTATGTGGAGTAAGTCCACTGCAGGCTTCCTCTGGAAAAACTATCCGCCATCGATTAAATCGAGGAGGCAATCGATCTGCAAACAACGCGTTATGGACCATCGCGATGGTACGTATGCGCAGCGAACCAAGAACCCAAAGTTATGTGGCACGACGCGCTGCTCAAGGGATGTCAAACAAAGAAATTCAACGCTGCCTGAAGCGTTACATTGTTCGTGAATTGTATCCCCTTATTCTCGCAGATTTATCTGATGCTGCTGCAATTACTTGA
- a CDS encoding IS3 family transposase (programmed frameshift) has protein sequence MQKSYSKEFKESVIKKMMPPNAVSVPQLCKETGVSDVTLYKWRKEYRNRGIAVPGDNSKADDWTAEDKLAVVIEKAGLNSAQLSEYCRSRGLYPEQIDQWKTVALSGYQRYAQAEKEKNRYRQEERKQIKRLESELRRKEKALAETAALLVLFKKVRSHLGGERGRLICAQDRQMAIQLITEAVNQGVRQRLACEVIGISSRTLQYWHHIGLEDRRQIVEKTPANKLSEQERKHILDVCNSKEFCSQTPKQIVPALADKAIYLASESSFYRILRDAGQLHRRGRTANPTTTKKPTAYMADRPNQVWSWDITYLASTLKGVFFYLYLFMDIYSRKIVGWEVYENESSERAADVLRKTRLTEVLPIHQKVVLHSDNGSPMKGATMLATMQKLGVVPSFSCPSVSNDNPYSEALFKTLKYTPAYPSKPFESLDEARQWVLHFVDWYNHCHRHGGIKYVTPTQRHHGDDVTLLEQRKHLYEEAKKRHPERWSGETRNWSHESIVRLNPGNTQPKTTMEKVA, from the exons ATGCAAAAGAGTTATTCAAAAGAATTTAAGGAATCAGTCATCAAGAAGATGATGCCACCCAATGCAGTATCTGTTCCCCAATTATGTAAGGAAACAGGCGTATCTGATGTTACGCTGTACAAATGGAGAAAAGAATACAGGAACAGGGGAATCGCAGTGCCTGGAGATAACAGTAAAGCAGATGACTGGACAGCAGAGGATAAGCTGGCGGTTGTCATAGAAAAAGCTGGTTTGAATAGCGCACAGCTGAGTGAGTATTGCCGCAGTAGGGGACTATACCCAGAACAGATTGATCAATGGAAGACGGTAGCGCTGTCAGGGTATCAACGCTATGCCCAGGCTGAGAAAGAAAAGAATCGCTATCGTCAGGAAGAGCGGAAGCAGATAAAGCGTCTGGAATCCGAACTCAGACGCAAAGAAAAAGCACTGGCAGAAACAGCCGCGCTGCTGGTGCTGT TCAAAAAAGTGCGAAGCCATCTGGGGGGTGAGCGAGGAAGATTGATCTGCGCGCAGGATCGTCAGATGGCCATACAATTAATAACAGAAGCAGTGAATCAAGGTGTACGGCAACGATTGGCCTGTGAGGTGATCGGCATCAGCAGCCGCACGCTGCAATACTGGCATCACATTGGCCTGGAAGATCGTCGGCAGATAGTCGAGAAAACGCCTGCCAATAAACTCAGTGAGCAGGAAAGAAAGCATATCCTCGACGTTTGTAACAGTAAAGAATTCTGCAGCCAGACACCCAAACAGATTGTCCCTGCCCTAGCAGACAAAGCTATTTATCTGGCGTCAGAAAGCAGTTTCTATCGTATTTTACGTGATGCCGGTCAATTGCATCGCCGAGGTCGTACAGCCAATCCAACCACGACAAAGAAACCGACAGCTTATATGGCAGATAGGCCCAATCAAGTGTGGTCATGGGATATTACCTATCTGGCCAGTACGCTCAAAGGCGTATTTTTTTACCTGTATCTGTTCATGGATATCTATAGTCGTAAAATTGTAGGCTGGGAAGTCTATGAGAATGAATCATCGGAACGAGCTGCTGATGTTTTGCGAAAAACCCGGTTGACTGAAGTATTACCCATCCACCAGAAGGTGGTATTACATTCAGATAATGGCAGCCCGATGAAAGGGGCTACCATGCTGGCAACAATGCAGAAGCTGGGTGTTGTTCCATCATTCAGCTGCCCTTCGGTGAGTAACGATAATCCGTATTCAGAGGCATTATTCAAAACTTTGAAATATACACCTGCTTATCCATCCAAACCTTTTGAAAGTCTTGACGAGGCACGCCAATGGGTGCTGCATTTTGTTGACTGGTATAACCATTGTCATCGCCATGGCGGCATAAAATATGTGACACCAACACAGCGCCATCATGGTGATGATGTGACTCTTCTTGAACAGCGAAAACATCTCTATGAGGAAGCAAAAAAGAGGCATCCGGAACGTTGGTCAGGCGAAACCCGAAACTGGTCACACGAGTCGATAGTAAGGCTTAATCCCGGTAATACGCAACCAAAAACAACGATGGAAAAAGTTGCTTAA
- a CDS encoding tyrosine-type recombinase/integrase, translating to MGKLQAVKIKTLPPGSHSDGNCLYLRVKNSGARSWVFRYKVNGKPVELGMGSVSVRTLSEARDLAVDMKRAIAAGSNPKNLLTPKQQTKTFADYALELIESKRAGWRNAKHAQQWVNTLQEYVFPFIGKKPVQEIHLEDIKRILKPIWYDKTETASRVRMRVEAVLDFGYLHESIDKANPARWRGCLDHIYPSPKKTQPVEHFEAIYYDRLPEIMTILRAKTSMSAYCVRWIALTACRSNEAREMMWDEIDIDNAIWTIPGKRIKAGREHRVPLSQECIEILEKVKTFNPLSKKGLVYFNQYGDALSDVAISKALKSISYKEATIHGLRSSFRDWAAEKTQYPREVCEQALAHAIGAVEGAYRRSDLFNKRRILMNDWADYLNK from the coding sequence ATGGGCAAGCTACAAGCAGTAAAAATTAAAACTCTACCCCCAGGCAGTCATTCAGACGGCAATTGTCTATATTTGCGCGTTAAAAATTCTGGCGCTAGAAGCTGGGTATTTCGTTATAAAGTTAATGGAAAGCCTGTTGAATTGGGTATGGGTTCAGTTTCTGTTAGAACTCTATCTGAGGCACGTGATTTAGCTGTCGACATGAAGCGTGCTATTGCTGCGGGTTCGAATCCCAAAAACCTGTTAACACCAAAGCAACAGACCAAGACCTTTGCTGATTATGCGCTTGAGTTGATCGAGTCAAAGCGGGCAGGGTGGCGCAATGCCAAACATGCTCAACAATGGGTTAATACGTTACAAGAATATGTCTTTCCTTTTATCGGTAAGAAGCCTGTTCAGGAAATTCATTTAGAGGACATTAAAAGGATTCTGAAGCCTATCTGGTACGACAAGACCGAAACAGCAAGCCGGGTGAGAATGCGGGTTGAGGCTGTTTTAGATTTTGGCTATCTGCATGAAAGTATAGATAAAGCAAACCCTGCACGCTGGCGTGGGTGTTTAGATCACATTTATCCATCCCCAAAGAAAACGCAGCCAGTAGAACACTTTGAGGCTATTTACTACGATCGATTACCTGAAATCATGACGATATTACGCGCTAAAACCAGTATGAGCGCTTATTGTGTCAGATGGATAGCGTTAACAGCATGTCGCAGCAATGAAGCGCGTGAAATGATGTGGGATGAAATAGACATAGATAATGCGATCTGGACAATACCGGGAAAAAGGATAAAGGCAGGGCGTGAGCATCGTGTCCCATTATCACAAGAATGTATTGAGATACTGGAAAAGGTTAAAACATTTAATCCTCTTAGTAAAAAAGGATTAGTTTATTTCAATCAATATGGTGATGCTCTTTCTGACGTGGCAATCAGCAAAGCGCTTAAGTCAATCTCATATAAAGAAGCAACCATTCACGGCTTACGTTCCAGTTTTCGAGATTGGGCGGCAGAAAAGACACAATATCCTCGCGAGGTATGCGAACAGGCACTTGCTCATGCTATTGGCGCGGTTGAAGGAGCTTACCGACGTTCAGACCTTTTCAATAAAAGACGGATATTGATGAATGATTGGGCGGATTATCTGAATAAATGA
- a CDS encoding helix-turn-helix transcriptional regulator: MQEISFKKKPAVLEQTSFSHANLYLRIRKGKFPHPVKIGSSSVWIDSEVNTVCRAMAAGYTDDQLKELVAKLEADRKNVVQ, from the coding sequence ATGCAAGAAATTAGTTTCAAGAAGAAACCCGCAGTATTAGAACAAACATCATTTTCCCACGCGAATTTATATTTAAGAATTCGTAAGGGGAAATTTCCCCACCCTGTCAAGATTGGAAGTTCATCCGTATGGATTGATTCAGAAGTCAATACGGTTTGCAGAGCGATGGCGGCAGGCTATACGGATGACCAACTTAAAGAGTTGGTAGCCAAGCTTGAAGCAGACCGTAAAAATGTAGTGCAATAA
- a CDS encoding toprim domain-containing protein, whose product MYAPISLPEDSCQSANSILTNHLDIVNQFANDAASKRGLIIVNPVADGEIHRCAIAGKSRNNRDGAYLLHIDDFPCGGFQNHTDGLGWQNWRADIGRKLTHQEIIAQQARIDEAEHQRRIKLHSQREKVAAKAAYLYGCGRPARNQKDHQYLIKKGIQPHGVKILGNALIVPLQDQAGRLVNLQFISPEGKKRFPKGSKKEECFFIIDGLSERILICEGYATGASLFEHSGQHIIVAFDAGNLLPVAKVIRSHFPDHEIIVCGDNDLSGVGQKAANEAALVVGGKVLIPPIAGMDWNDYLTGGCHV is encoded by the coding sequence ATGTATGCTCCTATTTCTTTACCTGAAGACTCTTGTCAGTCAGCAAACAGTATTTTAACAAATCACCTTGATATTGTTAATCAATTCGCCAATGATGCAGCTAGTAAACGAGGATTGATTATTGTCAATCCGGTTGCTGATGGTGAGATTCATAGATGCGCTATTGCTGGCAAATCTAGAAACAATCGAGATGGCGCTTATCTCCTGCATATTGACGATTTTCCCTGTGGCGGCTTCCAAAATCATACTGATGGGCTAGGTTGGCAGAATTGGCGGGCGGATATAGGCAGAAAACTGACCCACCAGGAAATAATTGCACAGCAAGCTAGAATTGACGAGGCAGAACACCAGAGAAGGATTAAACTCCACAGTCAACGTGAGAAAGTGGCGGCAAAAGCAGCCTACCTGTATGGCTGCGGCAGACCAGCAAGAAACCAGAAAGACCACCAATATTTAATCAAGAAAGGTATTCAGCCTCATGGCGTGAAAATTCTTGGCAATGCGCTTATTGTGCCTCTCCAAGATCAAGCAGGTAGGCTAGTTAATCTTCAGTTTATCTCCCCGGAAGGTAAGAAGCGCTTCCCAAAGGGTAGTAAAAAAGAAGAATGCTTTTTCATCATTGATGGCCTATCCGAACGGATTCTAATTTGTGAAGGCTACGCAACAGGAGCAAGTCTTTTTGAGCATAGCGGACAGCATATCATTGTGGCGTTTGATGCGGGCAATCTCTTACCTGTTGCCAAAGTTATCAGAAGCCATTTTCCTGACCATGAAATTATCGTATGTGGTGATAATGACTTATCTGGTGTAGGTCAGAAAGCGGCAAACGAGGCAGCGTTAGTGGTAGGCGGCAAGGTATTGATTCCACCTATTGCGGGCATGGATTGGAATGATTACTTGACAGGAGGTTGCCATGTCTAA
- a CDS encoding sensor domain-containing diguanylate cyclase: MKHFEKTKVQLIHEITELRKRCAILEEAAVEQSQSEMKIKGERDYAESVIETIREPLMILSSDLKILSTNRSFYDTFKVSPEHTVGNFIYDIGNGQWDIPDLRLLLENIIPHTTVISGYEVEHVFLNIGRKIFLLNAREIFRGNIGSHTILLTMQDITERKQIEAQINQLAFYDSLTQLPNRRLLNDRLSQAMSASQRSGRYFALMFLDMDNFKPLNDTYGHVVGDLLLIEVANRLKNCVRGMDTVSRFGGDEFVVILNDLNRDKAESVSQAELVAEKIRASLSASYSLVVKHEGKSDTTIEHDCTASVGVVLFFNHDVNQDEILKLADTAMYQVKESKR, translated from the coding sequence ATGAAACACTTCGAAAAAACGAAAGTACAATTAATTCATGAGATCACTGAGCTTCGCAAGCGTTGTGCCATCCTTGAAGAGGCAGCAGTTGAACAAAGCCAGTCGGAGATGAAAATTAAGGGTGAGCGCGATTATGCTGAGAGCGTCATTGAAACCATACGCGAGCCTCTTATGATACTAAGTTCAGACCTAAAGATTCTCTCCACTAACCGCAGCTTCTACGACACCTTCAAAGTATCACCTGAACATACAGTTGGGAATTTTATCTACGACATTGGAAATGGGCAATGGGACATTCCAGACTTGCGGTTACTCCTTGAGAATATTATTCCCCACACTACTGTAATTAGTGGGTATGAAGTCGAGCACGTCTTTCTAAATATCGGACGAAAGATTTTCCTGCTCAACGCGCGGGAGATTTTCAGAGGAAATATTGGCTCACATACGATTCTCCTAACCATGCAAGACATAACAGAACGTAAGCAAATAGAAGCGCAGATTAATCAACTGGCGTTCTATGACTCGCTCACCCAATTACCTAACCGTCGTCTGCTCAACGACCGTTTGAGCCAAGCCATGTCTGCCAGCCAGCGCAGTGGTCGCTATTTTGCACTGATGTTCCTTGATATGGATAATTTCAAGCCACTTAATGATACATATGGGCATGTGGTGGGAGATTTGCTATTGATTGAAGTTGCGAATCGGCTTAAAAATTGTGTTCGTGGGATGGATACAGTGTCCCGCTTCGGCGGTGATGAGTTTGTTGTAATACTGAACGATTTGAATAGGGATAAAGCCGAATCAGTTTCACAAGCTGAGCTCGTCGCAGAAAAAATCCGTGCCTCCTTGTCGGCTTCCTACTCGCTAGTTGTCAAGCATGAGGGGAAATCTGATACTACTATTGAACATGACTGCACCGCGAGTGTCGGAGTAGTGTTATTTTTCAATCATGACGTTAACCAAGACGAAATCCTTAAGTTGGCTGATACAGCAATGTATCAGGTTAAGGAATCTAAGCGCTAG
- a CDS encoding phosphate-starvation-inducible PsiE family protein — protein sequence MLSIIDRIERYIIYVLVFMLLISVLLGTIELGRAILAGIIAAPLFLVKTHTLFESFALFLVIVIGLELLKSIKSYLVHGSINPAFVIEVAIIALGNKLITLDLKSSPPEFLLGMASILLGLSITYFILKKAN from the coding sequence ATGTTGAGCATTATAGATCGAATTGAAAGATATATAATATATGTCCTTGTCTTTATGCTGCTTATCTCAGTACTCTTGGGTACTATTGAGTTAGGTCGAGCCATACTAGCAGGAATTATTGCTGCCCCTTTGTTCCTAGTCAAAACTCACACGCTGTTTGAGTCCTTTGCTCTTTTTCTCGTCATTGTGATCGGATTAGAGCTTCTTAAATCTATAAAAAGCTATCTAGTGCATGGTTCTATTAACCCAGCATTCGTAATTGAGGTGGCAATCATTGCTCTAGGTAATAAGTTAATTACTTTAGATTTAAAATCTAGCCCACCTGAATTCCTATTGGGTATGGCGTCAATTCTGCTTGGGCTGTCAATAACCTATTTTATTCTCAAGAAAGCAAACTAA